The Nesterenkonia xinjiangensis genome contains a region encoding:
- a CDS encoding NAD(P)H-binding protein produces MIIVTGATGVLNGATVDHLLQRVPAEQIGVSVRDPSRAEHLARRGVRVREGSYDDPELLRHSFADAEQVLLISSSDVAADVVAQHRAAIDAAVAAGAERILYTSTFGAGFDTPYPPLAIHAATEKHLADSGAPWTALRNGFYGDLGALLGPWQDTERIAKPADGPFPWVDRRDAAEAAAAILSGDAVFDGPVDLIPLKPVALADFAAAASELTDRRIERVVVDDETWVADAVDAGMPEPAARFTLSMFQATRNGYFADPDSTLTRLLGRTPRNVTDLLKEQIGQ; encoded by the coding sequence ATGATCATCGTGACCGGAGCGACCGGGGTCCTCAACGGGGCCACCGTGGACCACCTTCTGCAGCGGGTCCCGGCAGAGCAGATCGGCGTCAGCGTCCGTGACCCATCGCGCGCCGAACATCTGGCGCGACGCGGCGTCCGGGTGCGCGAGGGCAGCTACGACGACCCTGAGCTCCTGCGTCACTCGTTCGCCGACGCGGAGCAGGTGCTTCTGATCTCCTCCAGTGACGTCGCCGCCGACGTCGTCGCCCAGCACCGAGCCGCGATCGACGCCGCCGTCGCGGCCGGAGCAGAGCGAATCCTCTACACCAGCACCTTCGGAGCCGGCTTCGACACGCCATATCCCCCGCTGGCGATCCACGCTGCCACGGAGAAGCATCTCGCCGACTCCGGGGCCCCGTGGACCGCCCTTCGCAACGGCTTCTACGGAGACCTGGGCGCGCTGCTCGGCCCGTGGCAGGACACAGAGAGGATCGCCAAGCCCGCCGACGGCCCGTTTCCGTGGGTGGACCGGCGTGACGCAGCGGAGGCTGCGGCCGCGATCCTCAGCGGCGACGCCGTATTCGACGGCCCTGTCGATCTGATCCCCCTCAAGCCGGTGGCCCTTGCGGACTTCGCCGCAGCCGCCTCCGAGCTCACGGACCGCCGCATTGAGCGCGTCGTCGTCGACGACGAGACATGGGTCGCCGACGCGGTGGACGCCGGCATGCCGGAACCGGCCGCCCGCTTCACCCTGTCGATGTTCCAGGCCACGCGAAACGGCTACTTCGCAGACCCCGACTCCACGCTGACCCGACTCCTCGGCCGGACTCCGCGCAACGTCACCGATCTGCTGAAGGAGCAGATCGGCCAGTGA
- a CDS encoding oxidoreductase, whose amino-acid sequence MGGDVALVTGGSSGIGEITARQLHDAGFTVYAAARRADKMAGLEEAGVHTVTLDVTDEASARRAVEGIVAESGGIDVLVNNAGYGSYGAVEDVPLTEAQAQLDVNVLGLARMAQLVLPGMRARGSGTIINISSMGGRFVTPLGGWYHASKYAVEALSDAMRLELAPFGIDVVVIEPGSIRSAWGSIAAEKVRHASGSGPYARQAEAVAKTLDASARPDFRAASDPEVVARGIVRAAGARRPRSRYAIGRGSAPAIALSRVLPDRVFDRLIARAFGVRR is encoded by the coding sequence ATGGGTGGCGACGTCGCGCTCGTCACCGGTGGGTCCTCAGGCATCGGCGAGATCACGGCCCGGCAGCTGCACGACGCCGGATTCACGGTCTACGCCGCGGCACGTCGTGCCGACAAGATGGCTGGCCTCGAAGAGGCGGGGGTGCATACGGTCACGCTCGACGTCACCGACGAGGCCTCAGCCCGCCGGGCAGTCGAGGGGATCGTCGCTGAGTCAGGTGGGATCGACGTCCTGGTGAACAACGCCGGATACGGCTCGTACGGAGCCGTGGAGGATGTGCCCCTCACAGAGGCTCAGGCACAGCTCGACGTCAACGTCCTCGGCCTGGCTCGAATGGCCCAGTTGGTGTTGCCGGGGATGCGTGCGCGCGGGTCCGGGACGATCATCAACATCAGCTCGATGGGAGGCCGGTTCGTCACCCCGCTCGGCGGCTGGTATCACGCCAGCAAGTACGCCGTCGAGGCTCTCAGTGACGCGATGCGACTCGAGCTCGCCCCCTTCGGCATCGACGTCGTCGTCATCGAGCCCGGCTCGATCCGATCCGCATGGGGCTCGATCGCCGCTGAGAAGGTTCGCCACGCCTCAGGCTCCGGCCCGTATGCCCGGCAGGCGGAAGCCGTCGCGAAGACTCTCGATGCCAGCGCGCGCCCCGACTTCCGCGCGGCCTCCGATCCCGAGGTCGTTGCACGAGGGATCGTCAGGGCTGCGGGTGCGCGCCGTCCACGGTCCCGATATGCGATCGGCCGCGGATCGGCCCCGGCGATAGCGCTCAGCAGAGTCCTCCCGGATCGGGTGTTCGATCGCCTCATCGCGCGTGCCTTCGGTGTCCGACGATGA
- a CDS encoding Smr/MutS family protein: MRLKLDLHEIYNKGRDIDRALADILDEAERTKAKTVEIIPGKGSGQLKKRVLRFLDRKDVKARYHRVEKDSKNFGRVFVHFKH, encoded by the coding sequence ATGCGACTCAAGCTGGACCTGCACGAGATCTACAACAAGGGCCGGGACATCGACCGCGCGCTTGCCGACATCCTCGACGAGGCCGAGCGCACCAAAGCGAAGACCGTCGAGATCATCCCAGGAAAAGGCAGCGGGCAGCTGAAGAAGCGCGTGCTGCGCTTCTTGGACCGCAAGGACGTCAAAGCCCGCTACCACCGGGTGGAGAAGGACAGCAAGAACTTCGGGCGAGTGTTCGTGCATTTCAAGCACTGA
- a CDS encoding DUF1801 domain-containing protein: MLSKDEKNLSQVIDKISKMDEPRRSVVRQVHDIIVSAAPTLKPRIWYGMPAYAKAASTPALVTLRNDERLNLAITEKAPFRPAGGEDGALMPAAWYFETVDEATQRRIVEIVRSVVD; this comes from the coding sequence ATGTTGTCGAAGGACGAGAAGAACCTCTCGCAGGTGATCGACAAGATCTCGAAGATGGACGAGCCCCGGCGATCAGTCGTGCGGCAGGTGCACGACATCATCGTGAGTGCGGCCCCTACTCTGAAGCCGCGGATCTGGTACGGAATGCCTGCCTACGCGAAGGCGGCGAGCACCCCCGCACTCGTGACCCTGCGGAACGACGAGCGTTTGAATCTGGCGATCACCGAGAAGGCACCCTTCAGGCCGGCAGGTGGCGAGGATGGGGCACTGATGCCGGCTGCGTGGTATTTCGAGACTGTGGATGAGGCCACCCAGAGGCGCATCGTGGAGATCGTTCGTTCGGTGGTCGACTGA
- a CDS encoding alpha/beta hydrolase, producing the protein MAEFGGDGPPLVLLHGLGGSSREMLPTAWALSDAFRVLLIDQRGHGLSTRRPADLSREAFVDDVVQVLEQYAPGQRCILVGQSMGAHTAFLTAAARPELVERLVMLEGHVAGSDDPGEAVGLGEYFASWPVPFTGEDEARTFLGSGAIVDAWIADLEVTHGGLRPRFDADVMQRTIEAVNEPRWDEWESLGTPTLAMFAKNGMFSDSDKDELVRRRLGTERIDLSAGSHDAHLDAFDEWIGALRGWLLSDTEVPPAR; encoded by the coding sequence GTGGCCGAGTTCGGCGGCGACGGCCCGCCGTTGGTGCTTCTTCATGGCCTTGGCGGGAGCTCCCGAGAGATGCTTCCGACGGCATGGGCGCTGAGTGACGCCTTCCGTGTACTGCTCATCGATCAGCGCGGGCACGGGCTCAGTACTCGGCGACCGGCGGACCTGTCGCGCGAGGCCTTCGTCGACGACGTCGTCCAGGTCCTCGAGCAGTACGCGCCGGGGCAGCGGTGCATTCTCGTCGGTCAGTCGATGGGCGCGCACACGGCGTTCCTCACGGCCGCGGCGCGCCCGGAACTCGTCGAACGGCTCGTGATGCTCGAAGGGCATGTCGCCGGCAGCGACGATCCGGGGGAGGCCGTCGGGCTGGGAGAGTACTTCGCGTCGTGGCCTGTGCCGTTCACCGGCGAGGACGAGGCGCGTACCTTCCTCGGATCGGGTGCGATCGTCGATGCGTGGATCGCTGACCTTGAGGTGACCCACGGTGGACTGCGACCGCGCTTCGACGCCGACGTCATGCAGCGCACGATCGAGGCCGTGAACGAGCCGCGCTGGGACGAGTGGGAGTCTCTGGGGACTCCGACGCTCGCGATGTTCGCGAAGAACGGGATGTTCAGCGATTCCGATAAGGACGAGTTGGTTCGGCGTCGTTTAGGGACCGAGCGCATCGACTTATCGGCGGGGAGCCACGATGCGCATCTTGACGCTTTCGATGAGTGGATTGGTGCCCTGCGCGGTTGGCTGTTGTCGGACACGGAGGTCCCGCCTGCACGGTGA
- a CDS encoding PIN domain-containing protein — MIVLDTNVISEIFRPAPEVHVVDWLASLTGDVAITSVTLAELLAGVRRVPDGRRRDELTKRIHAAVEPYRGSRAVLPFDDVAADRYADVLLARENAGAPISTADAQIAAICLTHDATCATRNAKDFAHTGIELVDPWTLA, encoded by the coding sequence GTGATCGTCCTCGACACGAACGTCATCTCGGAGATCTTCAGGCCGGCTCCGGAGGTACACGTGGTGGACTGGCTCGCGTCGTTGACGGGTGATGTTGCGATTACGTCCGTGACGCTTGCCGAGTTGTTGGCAGGTGTGCGGCGAGTCCCGGACGGTCGGCGCAGGGATGAGTTGACCAAACGCATCCACGCAGCAGTCGAGCCGTACCGGGGCAGTCGCGCTGTGCTGCCGTTCGATGACGTGGCGGCCGACCGCTATGCCGACGTGCTCCTGGCTCGAGAGAACGCGGGAGCCCCGATCAGCACGGCCGATGCGCAGATCGCCGCGATCTGCCTGACCCACGACGCGACCTGCGCGACGCGCAACGCGAAGGACTTCGCGCATACTGGCATTGAGCTGGTCGACCCTTGGACTCTCGCGTGA
- a CDS encoding FitA-like ribbon-helix-helix domain-containing protein, whose protein sequence is MSSIIVRGLDDAVKQQLATQAKEHGRSMEAEVRDILTKAARWPHIGMALLSAVQEVGGVEDLQVPVRDDVARAVEFE, encoded by the coding sequence ATGTCATCGATCATCGTTCGAGGTCTCGACGACGCTGTGAAGCAGCAACTCGCCACGCAGGCGAAGGAGCATGGTCGGTCCATGGAGGCGGAGGTCCGCGACATCTTGACCAAGGCGGCGCGGTGGCCGCACATCGGGATGGCGCTGTTGTCTGCCGTGCAGGAAGTCGGCGGAGTCGAAGACCTGCAGGTCCCGGTGCGCGATGACGTCGCGCGGGCGGTCGAGTTCGAGTGA
- a CDS encoding AAA family ATPase produces the protein MKIVGGTCFGDSPLPITDLKPASFFYGPNGSGKTTISRAFAGYGSLELEPEWQAGAEMTIRVYNRDLVDQILRESNRIPGVFVLGENSVDAQNRLDEIEKPGGERALAVDRYERAQTSHKDAEERQADAQGALRTAAWKKYRALVDEHTTLLPAFTGQRGVDKNKDMLVTRLLERGSLSESESLPELEDLLAEAEAVFDSGATSRARLTEIGEFRWSEHDGSALLDQKIVGSSEVSLSELVERLGSEDWVQAGRQHLHNAEGLCPFCQQKAPEDLAKQLEAMFDHRYTEQLEELKRLAEAYSFWVRSLVEVIEDWSAESISYLDEAAYQKALGSLNTINGVNEKLLEQKLGAASEPVAVSASNAPIDALNAVISEANTKIDAHNRLVESQKEEKPKLAAKCWTYLADVLLSEELQAYKQKSVGLQRGVDSTLKRKEEASAAIGKLDEDVRHLQRSVESSQPVIDEINRLLKRSGFTSFHIVNSDELDDGYMLARNGVQLDEHSLSEGERTFIAFLYYYFLLNGREETAASGKILAVIDDPISSLDSDVLFIVSTLVRDLINRALSKTDHVAQVIVLTHNVYFHKEVTQVRHKEEGSGRRYHVIRKSLTDANVIEAYAENPVSTEYERLWSEVRRASQGVQMSVIGLENVLRRILENYFRIAGGIWEDEIVQFLDPAERPVLRSLFNWFNEGSHGVFENLHYSPSQITQDVYLDTFRHVFEKSNHYAHYEMMMGAKESQGAD, from the coding sequence GTGAAGATTGTCGGCGGCACCTGTTTTGGAGACAGTCCGCTTCCGATCACCGACTTGAAACCCGCAAGTTTCTTCTACGGCCCCAACGGATCTGGGAAGACGACGATCAGCCGAGCCTTCGCTGGTTACGGCTCTCTGGAACTCGAACCGGAGTGGCAGGCTGGTGCCGAAATGACGATCCGGGTCTACAACAGAGACCTCGTGGACCAGATACTGCGAGAGTCCAACAGGATTCCCGGTGTCTTCGTCCTTGGTGAGAACAGCGTCGATGCCCAGAATCGCCTTGACGAGATCGAGAAGCCTGGAGGCGAGCGCGCGCTGGCCGTCGACAGGTACGAGCGCGCTCAGACCAGCCACAAAGACGCAGAAGAACGCCAGGCAGACGCCCAAGGGGCGTTAAGAACTGCCGCGTGGAAGAAGTATCGTGCACTCGTCGACGAACACACAACCTTGTTGCCTGCCTTCACCGGCCAAAGAGGCGTAGACAAGAACAAGGACATGCTTGTGACGCGCCTTCTCGAGCGAGGATCGCTGAGCGAGTCCGAATCCCTGCCCGAGCTCGAGGATCTTCTCGCTGAAGCCGAGGCAGTATTCGACTCGGGAGCGACATCCCGTGCCCGGCTCACCGAGATCGGCGAGTTCCGGTGGAGCGAACACGACGGTTCAGCTCTTCTGGATCAAAAGATCGTGGGCAGTTCTGAAGTCTCGCTTAGCGAGCTTGTAGAGAGGCTGGGAAGCGAGGACTGGGTTCAGGCCGGACGCCAGCACCTGCACAACGCAGAGGGGCTCTGCCCATTCTGCCAACAGAAGGCACCGGAAGACCTCGCCAAGCAGCTTGAGGCCATGTTTGATCACCGGTACACAGAGCAGCTCGAAGAGCTGAAGCGCTTGGCAGAAGCCTATTCATTCTGGGTCCGGTCCCTTGTAGAGGTCATCGAGGACTGGAGCGCGGAGTCCATCAGCTACCTCGATGAGGCTGCCTACCAGAAGGCCCTCGGATCGTTGAACACCATCAATGGTGTCAATGAAAAACTGCTCGAGCAGAAGCTGGGAGCGGCGTCTGAGCCAGTGGCGGTCTCCGCGTCGAACGCTCCGATTGACGCTCTCAACGCCGTCATCAGCGAGGCGAATACCAAGATCGACGCACACAATCGACTGGTCGAGTCGCAAAAAGAAGAGAAGCCCAAGCTGGCCGCCAAGTGCTGGACCTACTTGGCCGACGTTCTCCTCAGTGAAGAGCTCCAGGCCTACAAGCAGAAGTCCGTTGGTCTGCAGAGGGGTGTCGATAGCACACTAAAGAGGAAGGAAGAGGCGTCGGCGGCAATTGGCAAACTCGATGAGGATGTACGCCATCTGCAACGTTCCGTCGAATCTTCGCAACCAGTGATTGATGAGATTAACCGACTTCTCAAGCGATCGGGATTCACCTCGTTCCACATCGTCAACTCTGATGAGCTCGATGATGGCTACATGCTCGCGCGCAACGGTGTGCAACTCGACGAACATTCCCTTAGTGAGGGAGAGCGAACGTTCATCGCCTTCCTATATTATTACTTCCTACTCAACGGGCGAGAGGAAACTGCAGCATCGGGGAAGATTCTGGCGGTGATCGACGACCCGATTTCCAGCCTGGACAGTGACGTCCTCTTCATTGTAAGTACGCTTGTTCGCGACCTCATCAACCGAGCGCTATCCAAGACTGATCACGTGGCGCAGGTAATCGTTCTGACGCACAACGTGTACTTCCACAAGGAGGTAACTCAGGTCAGGCATAAGGAAGAGGGCTCGGGTCGCCGTTACCATGTGATCAGGAAGAGTCTGACCGATGCCAATGTCATCGAGGCGTACGCCGAGAACCCTGTTAGCACCGAGTACGAACGCCTCTGGTCGGAAGTTCGACGAGCCTCGCAGGGTGTGCAGATGAGCGTCATTGGCCTGGAGAACGTCCTTCGCAGAATCCTGGAGAATTACTTCCGAATCGCGGGCGGAATTTGGGAGGATGAGATCGTCCAGTTCTTGGATCCGGCGGAGCGGCCGGTTTTGCGGTCACTATTCAATTGGTTCAATGAGGGGTCGCATGGGGTGTTCGAGAACCTGCATTATTCTCCGAGTCAAATTACCCAGGATGTGTACTTGGATACGTTTAGGCATGTTTTCGAGAAGTCTAATCATTATGCTCATTACGAGATGATGATGGGGGCCAAGGAGTCTCAAGGAGCGGACTGA
- the ychF gene encoding redox-regulated ATPase YchF yields MALTIGIVGLPNVGKSTLFNALTRQTILAANYPFATIEPNVGVVNLPDKRLDTLAEIFGSDRILPATVSFVDIAGIVKGASEGEGLGNQFLANIREAHAIAQVVRVFEDDNVIHVDGKVDPTSDMETINTELVLADLQTLENAVPKLEKQVKQRKAEQAQLDAYLAAQTVLERGDTIFSAIESEKLDMDQLAQLSLLTAKPFIYVFNADEAVLNSAERQQELAELVAPAQAVFLDAKLEADLVELSEEEAREMLELNGQEESGLDQLARVGFDTLGLQTYLTAGPKEARAWTINKGDTAPEAAGVIHTDFQKGFIKAEIVSFEDLTAAGTMNDAKAAGKVRMEGKDYVMKDGDVVEFRFNV; encoded by the coding sequence GTGGCACTGACTATCGGAATCGTGGGACTCCCCAACGTGGGCAAGTCGACACTCTTCAACGCGCTCACCCGGCAGACGATCCTCGCGGCGAACTACCCGTTCGCGACGATCGAACCGAACGTCGGGGTGGTGAACCTGCCTGACAAGCGCCTGGACACGCTTGCCGAGATCTTCGGCTCGGACCGGATCCTGCCGGCGACCGTCTCTTTCGTGGACATCGCCGGCATCGTCAAGGGCGCCTCGGAGGGGGAGGGGCTGGGCAACCAGTTTCTCGCAAACATCCGTGAGGCCCATGCGATCGCCCAGGTGGTGCGGGTCTTCGAGGACGACAACGTCATCCACGTGGACGGCAAGGTGGATCCCACCTCTGACATGGAGACCATCAACACCGAGCTGGTGCTGGCGGATCTGCAGACCCTGGAGAACGCGGTCCCGAAGCTGGAGAAGCAGGTCAAGCAGAGGAAGGCCGAGCAGGCCCAGCTCGACGCCTACCTGGCCGCCCAGACGGTCCTGGAGCGCGGCGACACGATCTTCTCAGCCATCGAGTCCGAGAAGCTGGACATGGATCAGCTGGCCCAGCTCTCGCTGCTGACCGCCAAGCCATTCATCTACGTCTTCAACGCGGATGAGGCGGTGCTGAACTCTGCCGAACGCCAGCAGGAGCTCGCCGAGCTCGTGGCACCGGCCCAGGCCGTGTTCCTGGATGCCAAGCTGGAAGCGGACCTGGTGGAGCTCTCCGAGGAGGAGGCTCGCGAGATGCTGGAGCTCAACGGCCAGGAGGAGTCCGGCCTGGACCAGCTGGCCCGCGTCGGTTTCGACACCCTCGGCCTGCAGACCTACCTCACCGCAGGTCCCAAGGAAGCCCGTGCCTGGACGATCAACAAGGGCGACACCGCCCCCGAGGCCGCCGGTGTGATCCACACCGACTTCCAGAAGGGCTTCATCAAGGCAGAGATCGTCTCCTTCGAGGACCTCACCGCAGCCGGTACCATGAACGACGCCAAGGCCGCTGGCAAGGTCCGCATGGAGGGCAAGGACTACGTGATGAAGGATGGCGACGTGGTGGAGTTTCGTTTCAACGTGTAA
- the betT gene encoding choline BCCT transporter BetT, translated as MAAATDHSPADAEKEGGSGTGGRLKNSKLNPPVFFGAAAIIVAFTIWAWLAPDTAYTTLEAVFLWIGEHLGWYYILTAGVVVVFVLIVAFSRVGRTKMGPDHSTPKYNLFTWTAMLFAAGIGVDLMFFAISGPATNLTTAPGNEVGSSQATEMAVLWTLFHYGIPGWAMYALMGMAFGLFAYRYHMPLSIRSALYPIIGKRAQGAAGHGIEIAAVIGTIFGIATSLGIGVVFLNYGLELLFGIPQGTAAQVGLIILAAIVVTFSTVSGVDKGIRRLSELNVIFAVLLLLYVLIAGHTTDLLNALVKNIGDFAAYFPSMLLDTFAYDPPEGQWLEWWTLFFWAWWIAWAPFVGLFLARISRGRTLRQFVVGTLIIPFGFILLWISIFGNGAIWEFISGNTEFLTAAVETPESGYYMLLEQYPGATFTIGLSVLTGLLFYITSADSGALVMSNFTSKAENSTDDGAPWLRIFWAIATGALTLAVLMLDGVYTLQMATVIIGLPFSVVMYLLMLGIWRALRVEGFNQASQEASLPWMLSGRIRDASDRGGGWRRRLARHMTFPTAKQVTRYLEETAIPAVEEVAAELKDQGADVTCTRGLLADTELPQIDLHVRFGDQNEFKYQVYPIAYSAPNFAQNMKAVEDVYFRVEIFSANGSQGHDIMGYTKDQVITDILDAYERHLTFLTLSEDVNTQSLGTGGHIPDEWDHDRTN; from the coding sequence ATGGCAGCCGCCACGGATCACTCGCCCGCCGACGCGGAGAAGGAGGGCGGATCAGGCACCGGGGGGCGCCTGAAGAACTCCAAGCTCAACCCGCCCGTCTTCTTCGGCGCAGCGGCGATCATCGTCGCTTTCACCATCTGGGCCTGGCTGGCCCCGGACACGGCCTACACCACTCTTGAGGCAGTCTTCCTGTGGATCGGCGAGCACCTCGGCTGGTACTACATCCTCACCGCCGGCGTCGTGGTCGTCTTCGTCCTGATCGTGGCGTTCTCCCGCGTGGGCCGCACCAAGATGGGTCCAGACCATTCCACCCCGAAGTACAACCTCTTCACCTGGACGGCGATGCTCTTCGCCGCCGGCATCGGTGTGGACCTCATGTTCTTCGCCATCTCCGGTCCGGCCACAAACCTGACCACGGCCCCCGGCAACGAGGTGGGCTCCTCCCAGGCCACCGAGATGGCCGTGCTGTGGACGCTGTTCCACTACGGCATCCCCGGCTGGGCGATGTATGCGCTGATGGGCATGGCGTTCGGGCTCTTCGCCTACCGCTACCACATGCCTCTGAGCATCCGCAGCGCGTTGTACCCCATCATCGGCAAACGCGCCCAGGGCGCCGCCGGGCACGGCATCGAGATCGCCGCCGTCATCGGCACCATCTTCGGCATCGCCACCAGCCTCGGCATCGGCGTGGTCTTCCTCAACTACGGCCTCGAGCTGCTCTTCGGCATCCCGCAGGGCACCGCGGCACAGGTCGGGCTCATCATCCTGGCCGCCATCGTGGTCACCTTCTCCACTGTCTCCGGCGTCGACAAGGGCATCCGCCGCCTGTCGGAGCTGAATGTGATCTTCGCGGTGCTCCTGCTGCTCTACGTGCTGATCGCCGGTCACACCACCGATCTGCTCAACGCCCTGGTGAAGAACATCGGTGACTTCGCCGCCTACTTCCCCTCCATGCTGCTGGACACCTTCGCCTACGACCCGCCGGAGGGTCAGTGGCTCGAGTGGTGGACGCTGTTCTTCTGGGCATGGTGGATCGCCTGGGCGCCGTTCGTCGGGCTCTTCCTGGCACGCATCTCCCGGGGCCGCACCCTGCGGCAGTTCGTGGTCGGCACGCTGATCATCCCCTTCGGCTTCATCCTGCTGTGGATCTCGATCTTCGGCAACGGGGCCATCTGGGAGTTCATCTCCGGCAACACCGAGTTCCTCACCGCCGCGGTCGAGACCCCAGAGTCGGGCTACTACATGCTCCTCGAGCAGTACCCCGGTGCCACCTTCACCATCGGCCTCTCGGTGCTGACCGGCCTGCTGTTCTACATCACCTCCGCGGACTCCGGGGCCCTGGTGATGTCCAACTTCACCTCCAAGGCGGAGAACAGCACCGACGACGGCGCCCCCTGGCTGCGGATCTTCTGGGCCATCGCCACCGGTGCCCTCACCCTGGCGGTCCTGATGCTCGACGGCGTCTACACGCTGCAGATGGCCACGGTCATCATCGGGCTTCCGTTCTCGGTGGTGATGTACCTCCTCATGCTGGGCATCTGGCGGGCTCTGCGCGTGGAGGGCTTCAACCAGGCGTCCCAGGAGGCCTCCCTGCCCTGGATGCTCTCCGGGCGGATCCGGGATGCCTCGGACCGCGGCGGAGGATGGCGACGGCGCCTGGCCCGTCACATGACCTTCCCCACTGCCAAGCAGGTCACCCGATACCTCGAAGAGACGGCCATCCCGGCGGTGGAGGAGGTGGCCGCCGAGCTGAAGGACCAGGGCGCCGACGTGACCTGCACGCGCGGGCTGCTCGCGGACACCGAGCTGCCGCAGATCGACCTGCACGTGCGGTTCGGCGACCAGAACGAGTTCAAGTATCAGGTGTACCCGATCGCCTACTCCGCACCGAACTTCGCCCAGAACATGAAGGCCGTGGAGGACGTCTACTTCCGGGTGGAGATCTTCTCCGCCAACGGGTCACAGGGTCACGACATCATGGGATACACCAAGGACCAGGTCATCACCGACATCCTCGACGCCTATGAGCGGCACCTGACCTTCCTCACGCTCAGCGAGGATGTGAACACCCAGTCACTCGGCACCGGGGGCCACATCCCCGACGAGTGGGACCACGACCGGACGAACTGA
- a CDS encoding aldehyde dehydrogenase family protein, which translates to MTTATLFIDGAWVPAASGETRTIHCPADGREVAVVSEAGEADALAAIAAARRAFDSRTWADTPAAQRGELLFKVAESLTERKDEFARAEALDTGKRLVEAEIDMDDIIGCFKHFGKLADSNPGRLVDAGDPTVVSKVVYEPVGVCGMITPWNFPLLQAAWKIAPALAAGNSFVLKPAELTPHTAILIMDVLDKLGLPAGVANLVTGAGANAGAPLASHPDVDLVSFTGGLVTGRKIAAAASETVKKVALELGGKNPNVVFADADFDAAVDNALNAGFLDSGLVCSAGSRLIVEESIAERFVDELVRRAENIRMGGPFDEQAETGPLISAEHRDKVTDYVKRGVEEGATLRTGGHWGGEEHKDGYFYAPTVLTDVRRGMSVVVEEAFGPVITVETFTTEEEAITTANDTNYGLAGAVWTSDAGRAHRVSSRLRHGTIWINDYHPYLPQAEWGGFKQSGVGRELGHAGLEEYREAKHIYQNTEPAVSGWFSMPAK; encoded by the coding sequence ATGACCACCGCAACACTGTTCATCGACGGAGCGTGGGTCCCCGCCGCATCAGGCGAGACCCGCACCATCCACTGCCCCGCCGACGGACGTGAGGTCGCCGTCGTCTCCGAGGCCGGAGAGGCCGACGCCCTCGCCGCGATCGCGGCGGCGCGGCGCGCATTCGACTCCCGCACGTGGGCCGACACCCCCGCCGCGCAGCGCGGCGAGCTCCTGTTCAAGGTCGCCGAGTCGCTGACCGAACGCAAGGACGAGTTCGCCCGCGCCGAGGCCCTGGACACCGGCAAGCGCCTCGTCGAAGCCGAGATCGACATGGACGACATCATCGGCTGCTTCAAGCATTTCGGGAAGCTGGCCGACTCGAACCCGGGCCGCCTCGTCGACGCCGGAGACCCCACCGTCGTCTCCAAGGTCGTCTACGAGCCGGTCGGCGTCTGCGGGATGATCACCCCGTGGAACTTCCCGCTGCTGCAGGCCGCCTGGAAGATCGCCCCTGCGCTGGCCGCCGGCAACAGCTTCGTCCTCAAGCCCGCCGAGCTGACCCCGCACACCGCCATCCTGATCATGGACGTCCTCGACAAGCTCGGGCTGCCGGCCGGAGTGGCGAACCTGGTCACCGGGGCGGGGGCGAACGCCGGCGCCCCGCTGGCCTCCCACCCCGACGTCGACCTCGTCTCCTTCACCGGAGGGCTGGTCACCGGCCGCAAGATCGCCGCTGCGGCCTCCGAGACCGTCAAGAAGGTCGCCCTGGAGCTCGGCGGCAAGAACCCCAACGTGGTGTTCGCCGACGCCGATTTCGACGCCGCCGTCGACAACGCCCTCAACGCCGGTTTCCTGGACTCAGGCCTGGTCTGCTCCGCCGGCAGCCGGCTCATCGTTGAGGAGTCCATCGCCGAGCGCTTCGTGGACGAGCTGGTCCGCCGCGCCGAGAACATCCGCATGGGCGGGCCGTTCGACGAGCAGGCTGAGACGGGCCCGCTGATCTCCGCCGAGCACCGGGACAAGGTCACCGACTACGTCAAGCGCGGCGTCGAGGAGGGTGCGACCCTCCGCACCGGCGGCCACTGGGGCGGCGAGGAGCACAAGGACGGCTACTTCTACGCCCCCACCGTGCTCACCGACGTCCGCCGCGGCATGAGCGTGGTCGTCGAGGAGGCCTTCGGCCCGGTGATCACCGTGGAGACCTTCACCACCGAGGAGGAGGCCATCACCACGGCGAACGACACGAACTACGGGCTCGCCGGTGCGGTGTGGACCTCCGACGCCGGCCGCGCCCACCGCGTCTCCTCGCGGCTGCGCCACGGCACGATCTGGATCAACGACTACCACCCCTACCTGCCGCAGGCCGAGTGGGGCGGATTCAAGCAGTCCGGAGTGGGCCGCGAGCTGGGCCACGCCGGCCTCGAGGAGTACCGCGAGGCCAAGCACATCTACCAGAACACCGAACCGGCTGTCTCCGGCTGGTTCTCCATGCCCGCGAAGTGA